GGTATAGATGCTGGGTGAGCAGAGCCAGCAGATGGCCACCCCATCTCCCGTGGGGACCACAGTTAGGTGTGGCTTATAATCCTTTTCTCCTGCCGTGGGCTGGACAGGAGCCCAGAGAGGGTGGGCGAAGGAGTGCCCCTACTGTGGGGGCCGAGGTGGGTGCAGGCCATGGAGGGTGATGTGTGCCACGTGGGGGAGCCTTTTCTAGGCACCTGAGCCCCCGCACCTGGTGCCGATGCTCCCGAGACGGAGTCCAGACCTTTAACCCTGTCTCCACCCGCCGTGCCCTTCTcagccttcctgcctgcctgggggGCATCAGGGGGAGTCTTGATGACCGGGAGCCATAGAAGGACTTAGAGCAGGGATGTGACCTCAGCTAAGGGCTGGAGGCGTCGGCAGGGAGACAGGAGGAGGTGACAGTCACGTGCCAGGCTCGACTGACAAAGGCCAGCACTTGGGCTGCGGCTGTGAGGCCCATGGAGGGGACCGTGAGGATGCTTTGGGCCTGAGGTCACATACACAGTTTCTATTCCCGGGCTTGGGCTCTGGCACCAAATACGGTGCTGCTCGCATCTCGGTTCTGGCCGGCCAGGGCTCAGGCGGCACTTCTGCCTCCTCTCCAGGCTCTGACCCCACCCACACCATGGGAGAGCCAGGACTCCCCAGCACTGCAGGCCCCCAGGCAGCCAGGGCCTCACCCCATGTGCCTGTCTGCGCTCTGATAAGTGTGGttcacagtggattaaaaatacTCAGCACCGAAATAGCCTCTTCCCTGCAGGGGAAAACCCAGGCCAGGAGGACACAAGGTTCTTAGCTTCTATCTCAGCTCCGGCCTGGGGGTGCCAGgcagcccagcctccctctgACCCCCAGTTTCCTCACACACATGCTCACCGGCTCATTTCATTGCTCATTGATCTGCTAACGCATtcacttttttgttcatttattcaccgATCACTCGTTGCCCTGCTCACTCATTGATTtgctccttggtttttttttttttttttctttttgtctttttagggccgcacccagggcatatggaagttcccagggcagggctcgaattgaagctgtaactgccggcctacaccacagccacagcaacacaggatctgagcctcgtcggcgacctacgccacagctcacggcaccaccagatccttagcccactgagggaggccaggggtcgaacctgcaacctcatggttcctagtcggattcgtttctgctgtgccatgacgggaactcatccTTCACACTTGACTTATCTCGCCACCCCACGCGGACTCGTTCATTTACTGCAGACCAAGAGCCAGGCCCTATTCTAGATGCTAAACAAAACACAGCAGACACAGCAAACACACCCGTCCTCCTCGGGTTATGTTCCAAACAGccagaacaaacaaacacaaaacacacaGTGTGTTCGAGCAAGGATTAGGGAGAAGGAACTAAAGAAGGGGGCTCTGAAGTGTTGGGGGGCTTGGGATTTtaggggggctggggagggccccATAGGAAGGTGATTTTGTTTATccatacccacaacatgtggaagttcctgggccagggattgaatccaaaccacagctgcggcaacacggaatcctttaacccactgtgctggggatcgaactcaagCCTCCCCAGCAACCAGAGCCGCTtcagtcaggttctttttttttttttttttttaattttttccgctgtacagcatggggaccaagttacacatacatgtatacatcatttTTCCTCCCGTTGTCGGGTTGccatgtaagtatctagacatagttctcaattttacacagcaggatctcattgtaaatccattccaagagcaatagtttgcatccggtaaccccaagctcccgatccctcccactccctccctctccccctgggcagccacaggtctcttctccaagtccatgattttcttttctgtggaaacgttcatttgtgctggatattagattccagttataagtgatatcatatggtctttgtctttctctttctgacttacttcactcagtatgagagtctctcgttccatccatgttgctgcacatggcattatgtggttcttttttatgactgagtagtattccattgtgtatatataccacatcttcctcatccaattgtctgtcaatgggcatttgggttgtttccatgtcctggctattgtgaatagtgctgcaatgaacatgcgggtgtgtatgtcttttttaaggaaagttttgtccggatatattcccaagagtgggactgctgggtcttatggtagttctatgtatagatttcagtcaggttcttaacccactgtgccacagcaggaactccaggaagatgaGAGCGAGGTGGGGGGCATGAGCCGAGCAGACACCTGCAGGAGGGAATgagagcagagggaacagcaggtgcggAGGCCCTGAGGCAGCAGCATCGGGGGATGGGATTGAGAGAGCAAGGAGGCTGGAAGCCGTGCCAGGGAGAGAAGTGGTGGGTGTGAGGTTGGGGTGTTGGGGGGGCCACGGAGCACCTGGTGGACCTGGGGCTCCCACATCACCCAGGGTCCGAGCAGAGGAGCAACTCCCcgatgccgtgggtgcggccaaaaaataactaactaacCCTGTGGCTGCTGAGAGAATCAGACAGTGAGTCAGTTTCCTGTGTTCCAGGCGCCGAGCCGGGCACTGGGGAGAGAGGTGTGCGGGCCCCCTGATGCTCAAGGAGGTCCGTCTGGCTAATGCCCTTGTCATCGAGTGTCACCTCCCCCAAGAAGCCACCTTCTCCTGCTCCACTGGCCCCTTTGCTCCATTTCAGCAGTTTCTGTCCTTGTCTCTTTCCGCTCAGGCTGAGCAAtcctccagggcagggctgtgccTACTTCTTCTCTTCTCCCAAGTGGGCTCCCCACCCGGAGGGGTCGAGAAAGTGGAGGAATCCGTGAATAAACgagccccaggcccagcctgcCTGGCCCGTGTGGCTGGGGGACCGGCCTCACTCTGTCTCTCACGGTCTTTTGCAGATGGATTTGCGGGCGTGGGAAGCATGTGGAAGGACGGAGCTCAAGCTGACAGAGGAGGCTGGCTGCTGAGCCAGGGCGTGTCTCCAGGAGGCCTGCCAGGCTGCAGGGTCCCACCTCGCCGCCATGGGCCGCCCAGGCTGGTCAGTTTCCAGCCCGTGACGTGGTTGCTGTTCCCTGCTTCAGTCTTGGGGAGGGACGGGCCCAACCGAGCAAGTCACAGGCTCCTGGCACCACCCTGAGGCCACAAGACCCTTCTGTCCTGGGGAGGGGTTGACTCCAGCTCCCCATGGCCCCCAGGCTGCACCCAGTCCCCCACTGCTGTGCACTCAAGCTTCCTGGCCTCTAAAGTGGAAGCCTGAGCAGCTGCCTGCGGGGTCACCAAGGGCCGGAGCAGGTGTGGATGCAGGACAGTAAATGGTGGCGGGGGACTCTTAACAGTGAACTGCCCAGGTCAGGGTGTACCTACTCCCCAAGCACCAGGCCTGTTTGCACACTGGCACCTTCTATCTGCCAGGCAGGATGCTGCAGCGGTGGGAGCACAGACTTGGGAGCCAGGTGGCCTGGGTTCAAGCCCCTGCCCTTGCGGGCCAGAGGACTCTGCATGAGTTACCAGTTTCTCGGTACCTCGGTTTCCTCACCGTGTACAATGGGGGTGACTGGAAGCATTTACTGAGTTAATGGGAGCGGAAAGCTGAGATGGTCTCCTGACATCTACGTGGTAGATGGTATTCACTGAATGAGCTCCCTCGTTCCAGGCGTTTAGGCAGACCTGGGGTCCCCTGCATCCCCGATGTAGACACGGTCCCATCGTAAGTCTGCTGCAGGAGCACCAGCAGCATGGGCATCAGCAAAGAGTGAGGGGCCAAGGGCAACAGTACAGGTCAAGGTCACAGACAATATACAGCACAACCTCCCCGGCCCTTTCCGCTCCAGGCAGGGGCTCGTTAGGCCAGGGGCCCAGGAGACCCGGACATGGGCCACATACCTAGAGCCCACCTGCCCTGCTCCTGAGCGATGGCGTGCCAGGCcccccagagccccaggcctcCCACTGGCAGGCCTCTCACAGGTACATCCTGGTTGCAGTCTTCCAGGCAGCCTGGCAGTTTGATCGGGACAGGCCTTGCCAGGCAGAGGCCTATGTGCCAAAGGCACGGTCTCTGACAACCACTGCACATGCCAGACCCTGCCCTGGGCCTGTGTTGGCCACATATCGTAGATGGCACTGGCCCCGTCCTTGGGGAGCTCACAGATGTGTCACAGAGTGAGAGGGACCCTGCCCGGATTGCAGTCCCTGGCCCACTGCTggcatttgacagatgaggatgGGCGGAGACGGGCTCTGAGCCGCTGGCAGGCCTGCGGGCTCTAAGCCGGCGTTGGCCGTGGCCGGGGTTTGCGGGAAGTGTTTTTCCTGAGTCGGGGATGCCAGCAGCCTCCCCGAACATGGTGCCGTCTCTTCCAGACCAGCCGGATCCTGCTGGAGGCTCCTGATGTCACTGGGGGAGACGATGTCCAGGCCCCCCGAATGCCTGCTGCGGCTGCTCCCAGGCGCCCCAAGGCAGCGGGTCTGCACCCTGTTCATCATCAGCTTCAAGTTCACGTTTTTCATCTCCGTCATGATCTACTGGCACATTGCGGGAGAGCCCCGGGGCCAAGGACCATTCTTTAGCCTGCCCTCCagcatcccctgcccccacctggtccccccgccgccgccccctggCACCCCACGTCCAGGCAGCATCTTCTTCCTGGAGACGTCTGACCGGACCAGCCCCAACTTCCTGTTCATGTGCTCGGTGGAGTCGGCCGCCAGGGCCCACCCCGAGGCCCGGGTGGCCGTGCTGATGAAGGGGCTGCCCGGCGGGAACGCCTCCCTGCCCCGGCACCTGGGCCTCTCGCTCCTGAGCTGCTTCCCCAACGTCCAGATGCTGCCGCTGGACCTGGAGGAGCTGTTCCGGGACACGCCCCTGGCGGCCTGGTACGCGGCCGCGCGGCGCCGCTGGGAGCCCTACTTGCTGCCCGTGCTCTCGGACGCCTCCAGGATCGCGCTCCTGTGGAAGTTCGGGGGCATCTACCTGGACACGGACTTCATCGTCCTCAAGAACCTGCGGAACCTGACCAACGCGCTGGGCACCCAGTCCCGCTACGTCCTCAA
Above is a window of Sus scrofa isolate TJ Tabasco breed Duroc chromosome 5, Sscrofa11.1, whole genome shotgun sequence DNA encoding:
- the A4GALT gene encoding lactosylceramide 4-alpha-galactosyltransferase, yielding MSLGETMSRPPECLLRLLPGAPRQRVCTLFIISFKFTFFISVMIYWHIAGEPRGQGPFFSLPSSIPCPHLVPPPPPPGTPRPGSIFFLETSDRTSPNFLFMCSVESAARAHPEARVAVLMKGLPGGNASLPRHLGLSLLSCFPNVQMLPLDLEELFRDTPLAAWYAAARRRWEPYLLPVLSDASRIALLWKFGGIYLDTDFIVLKNLRNLTNALGTQSRYVLNGAFLAFERHHEFMALCMRDFVAHYNGWIWGHQGPQLLTRVFKKWCSIRSLRQSHSCRGVTALPSEAFYPIPWQDWKKYFEDISPEALPRLLNATYAVHVWNKKSQGTRLEVTSQALLAQLQARYCPATHEVMKMYS